A single region of the Brachypodium distachyon strain Bd21 chromosome 3, Brachypodium_distachyon_v3.0, whole genome shotgun sequence genome encodes:
- the LOC112271850 gene encoding uncharacterized protein LOC112271850 — translation MARTAVNRSAGRCESFRGRADGYFLLYLADRAPLLRSLHLTSRFDMMSHLGGDKLVAAMAKLRLLERLVLSEGNVDVPSLLDLLEEEDHCPRLELLDASGCHFFGPAEYMERARLAGSRIKDLRLPLRGVRFASGVIACRRRPARDQRH, via the exons ATGGCGCGCACCGCCGTGAACCGCAGCGCCGGCCGCTGCGAATCCTTCCGCGGCCGCGCCGACGGCTATTTCCTGCTCTACCTCGCCGACAG GGCGCCATTGCTGCGGAGCCTCCACTTGACGAGCAGGTTCGACATGATGAGCCACCTCGGGGGGGATAAGCTggtggcggccatggcgaagCTCCGCCTGCTGGAGCGGCTCGTGCTGTCGGAAGGCAACGTCGATGTGCCCTCGTTGCTGGATctcctggaggaggaggaccacTGCCCGCGCCTCGAGCTGCTAGACGCCAGCGGCTGCCACTTCTTCGGTCCGGCCGAATATATGGAACGAGCTAGGCTGGCGGGGAGCAGGATCAAGGATCTCCGGCTGCCGCTCCGGGGTGTTCGCTTCGCATCCGGAGTCATAGCGTGCCGGCGTCGTCCTGCCAGGGATCAACGCCACTAG